A region from the Pseudomonas sp. KU26590 genome encodes:
- a CDS encoding NAD(P)/FAD-dependent oxidoreductase, producing the protein MNPQKSDVLVIGGGVMGASSTFFLQRRGRLVTLLERDQIGQYASGVNFGNVRRQGRYLGQLELANRSWGLWKRLPELIDDDLEFIPSGHMRVCYREDEIAELEAYAAAPEAEQLDLKIYRGAELHTRFGFLGAEVKGGSYAPHDGHANPRLAAPAFARAARRLGARIEERTEVADVQKVGGQFHVTTTDGQLFVAEQLLITAGAWATKLSQQFDEPVPLEPNGPQMSVTEPVPYALPTVIGVFTKIKEEVIYFRQIPRGNIIIGGGARCAPDMVNRRAFFKPESLINQMRQMKRLVPGAEKLNIIRTWSGIESYTPDSLPVMGPSGMVDGLFYAFGFCGHGFQLGPGVGDVMAELISTGSTSTSISPFDIRRFTQPSLVPQLANSLISTGKLI; encoded by the coding sequence ATGAACCCGCAAAAAAGCGATGTGCTGGTAATCGGCGGCGGCGTCATGGGCGCCTCGTCGACGTTTTTCCTGCAGCGGCGCGGCCGCTTGGTCACCCTGCTGGAGCGCGACCAGATCGGTCAGTACGCCAGCGGCGTGAACTTCGGCAACGTCCGCCGCCAAGGACGTTATCTGGGCCAGCTCGAACTGGCGAACCGGTCGTGGGGCTTGTGGAAACGCCTGCCGGAGCTGATCGACGATGACCTCGAATTCATCCCCAGCGGGCACATGCGCGTGTGTTACCGCGAGGACGAAATCGCCGAGCTGGAGGCTTATGCCGCCGCGCCGGAAGCCGAGCAACTGGACCTGAAAATCTATCGCGGTGCCGAGCTGCACACGCGTTTCGGCTTCCTCGGCGCGGAGGTCAAGGGCGGCTCCTACGCGCCACACGATGGTCACGCCAATCCGCGTCTGGCGGCCCCGGCCTTTGCCCGCGCGGCACGGCGACTGGGCGCACGCATCGAAGAACGCACCGAAGTCGCCGACGTGCAAAAGGTCGGCGGACAGTTCCACGTCACCACCACCGACGGGCAATTGTTTGTCGCCGAACAGCTGTTGATCACGGCCGGCGCGTGGGCGACCAAACTGTCTCAACAGTTCGATGAACCGGTGCCGCTGGAGCCCAATGGCCCGCAGATGTCGGTGACCGAGCCGGTGCCTTATGCCTTGCCCACGGTGATCGGCGTGTTCACCAAAATCAAGGAAGAGGTGATCTACTTTCGGCAGATTCCGCGCGGCAACATCATCATCGGCGGCGGCGCCCGTTGTGCGCCGGACATGGTCAACCGTCGGGCATTTTTCAAGCCTGAAAGCCTGATCAATCAGATGCGCCAGATGAAGCGGCTGGTGCCCGGCGCCGAGAAGCTCAACATCATCCGCACCTGGAGCGGCATCGAAAGCTACACGCCGGACTCGTTGCCGGTGATGGGCCCCAGCGGCATGGTTGACGGGCTTTTTTACGCCTTCGGCTTCTGCGGCCATGGCTTTCAGCTCGGCCCTGGCGTCGGCGACGTGATGGCCGAATTGATCAGCACCGGCAGCACCAGCACGTCCATCAGCCCCTTCGACATCCGCCGGTTTACCCAGCCATCGCTGGTGCCGCAACTGGCAAACAGCCTTATCAGTACAGGAAAACTCATATGA
- a CDS encoding RidA family protein: protein MAGDLEIIHTADAAAPGGHYSQAVAYGGVVYVSGQLPVRANGEHSADQPFEVQASIALDNLVAILSEAGLSPSDLLKVTVYVVGIEHWPAFDRLYGRYLGEHRPARAVVPVPVLHHGYLIEIEAIARGLQPHNLGEDRS, encoded by the coding sequence ATGGCTGGTGATCTCGAAATCATTCACACGGCCGACGCGGCGGCGCCGGGCGGGCACTATTCCCAAGCAGTGGCCTACGGCGGCGTGGTGTACGTGTCCGGGCAATTGCCAGTGCGCGCCAACGGCGAGCACAGCGCCGATCAACCGTTCGAGGTACAGGCCTCGATTGCCCTCGACAACCTGGTCGCGATCCTCAGTGAAGCGGGCCTGAGCCCAAGCGACTTGCTGAAAGTCACGGTCTACGTCGTGGGCATTGAACACTGGCCGGCGTTTGACCGACTCTATGGGCGTTATCTGGGCGAGCATCGGCCCGCCCGCGCCGTGGTGCCGGTCCCGGTTTTGCATCACGGTTACCTGATTGAGATAGAAGCCATAGCCCGTGGCCTGCAACCCCATAACCTGGGAGAGGACCGTTCATGA
- a CDS encoding DSD1 family PLP-dependent enzyme, with protein sequence MSMPIASLDTPAALVDVPRMQRNIQRMQQRMNSLGVRLRPHVKTSKCLPVIQAQIAAGASGVTVSTLKEAEHCFNQGIGDVLYAVAIAPGKLFQALALRRAGCNLSVLTDSVQGAQAIVAFARAHDESNPVWPVWIEVDCDGHRSGLAADDPALIDVARILSEGGVQLRGVMTHAGSSYELDNPEALQALAEQERALCVQAAQRIRDAGVACPEVSIGSTPTALSALNLDGVTEVRAGVYVFFDLVMHNIGVCQADELALSVLTTVIGHQQDKGWIITDAGWMAMSRDRGTQRQRHDFGYGQVCSESGEWIEGACVTGANQEHGIITLGETGSADLPVRFPIGSRLRILPNHACATGAQFPDYHALDADGAVHTWSRLHGW encoded by the coding sequence ATGTCTATGCCGATTGCCTCACTCGACACGCCCGCCGCGCTGGTGGACGTCCCGCGCATGCAGCGCAATATCCAGCGCATGCAGCAACGTATGAACAGCCTCGGCGTGCGTTTGCGTCCCCACGTCAAGACCAGCAAATGCCTGCCGGTGATTCAGGCGCAGATCGCGGCCGGTGCCAGTGGTGTGACGGTGTCCACCCTGAAAGAAGCCGAACACTGTTTTAACCAGGGCATCGGCGATGTGTTGTATGCGGTCGCGATCGCGCCCGGCAAATTGTTCCAGGCGCTGGCGTTGCGGCGCGCCGGCTGCAACCTGAGCGTGCTCACCGACAGCGTTCAGGGCGCACAGGCCATCGTCGCGTTTGCGCGTGCGCACGACGAATCCAACCCCGTCTGGCCCGTCTGGATTGAGGTGGACTGCGACGGCCATCGCTCGGGCCTCGCCGCTGATGACCCTGCGCTGATCGACGTGGCGCGCATCCTGAGTGAAGGCGGCGTGCAATTGCGTGGCGTGATGACCCACGCCGGTTCCAGCTACGAACTCGACAACCCCGAAGCACTGCAAGCCCTCGCCGAACAGGAGCGCGCCCTCTGCGTTCAGGCCGCTCAACGCATCCGTGATGCCGGGGTTGCCTGCCCGGAGGTCAGCATCGGTTCCACGCCCACCGCCCTCTCAGCCCTGAATCTGGACGGCGTGACCGAGGTGCGTGCCGGCGTGTATGTGTTCTTCGATCTGGTCATGCACAACATCGGCGTCTGCCAGGCCGACGAGTTGGCGCTGAGCGTGCTGACCACCGTGATCGGCCATCAGCAGGACAAGGGCTGGATTATCACCGACGCCGGCTGGATGGCCATGAGTCGTGATCGCGGCACCCAGCGTCAGCGCCACGATTTCGGTTACGGGCAGGTGTGCAGCGAGTCGGGCGAATGGATCGAAGGCGCGTGTGTCACCGGCGCCAATCAGGAGCACGGGATCATCACCCTGGGCGAGACCGGCAGTGCCGACCTCCCCGTACGTTTCCCCATCGGCAGCCGCCTGCGCATTCTGCCCAACCACGCCTGCGCCACCGGCGCGCAGTTTCCGGACTATCACGCCCTCGACGCCGACGGCGCGGTGCACACCTGGAGTCGTCTGCATGGCTGGTGA
- a CDS encoding LysR family transcriptional regulator, with product MISIEDLRLAVALSRAESLSAAARALNVSPPALSMRLRKLETLLGLTLANRDARRLSLTADGERFSRESALLLEQLEALPESFRQKDERLVGTLRLAAPFGFGRQRLAPLLARFIRLHPQLCLHLDLRETPWPDRHDSDAVIHIGHLNDSLWTARQLSPNERWLCASPAYLQEHGEPTSPDQLSAHRCICIRENDEDVTLWHLRKGPARKTLRVEPALLTNDGSVARRWAEQGLGLVLRSQWDVSEAIASGNLVRVLADWNFDSAPVNLLVPSRKLRSPRVQALVAFLEDALRV from the coding sequence ATGATCTCCATCGAAGACCTGCGCCTGGCGGTCGCCCTGAGCCGTGCCGAATCCCTGAGCGCGGCGGCCAGAGCCCTGAATGTCTCGCCGCCGGCATTGTCCATGCGTCTGCGAAAACTGGAGACGCTGCTGGGTCTGACCCTGGCGAACCGCGACGCCCGCCGCCTGAGCCTGACGGCCGATGGCGAACGCTTCTCCCGGGAAAGCGCGCTGTTGCTCGAACAGCTGGAAGCGCTCCCGGAATCCTTCCGGCAAAAGGACGAAAGACTGGTCGGCACGTTGCGGCTGGCGGCGCCGTTCGGCTTTGGACGACAGCGACTGGCGCCGCTGTTGGCGCGTTTCATCCGCCTGCATCCGCAGCTGTGCCTGCACCTGGATTTGCGTGAGACGCCTTGGCCGGATCGGCACGACAGCGACGCCGTTATCCACATCGGCCACCTCAACGACAGCCTCTGGACCGCGCGGCAGCTCTCACCCAACGAACGCTGGCTGTGCGCAAGCCCGGCCTACCTTCAGGAACACGGCGAGCCGACGTCGCCGGACCAACTCAGCGCCCATCGCTGCATCTGCATCCGTGAAAACGACGAAGACGTCACGCTCTGGCACCTGCGCAAAGGCCCCGCCCGCAAAACCCTGCGCGTCGAACCGGCCCTGCTGACCAACGACGGCAGCGTCGCCCGCCGCTGGGCCGAACAAGGCCTGGGTTTGGTCCTGCGCTCGCAATGGGACGTCAGCGAAGCCATCGCCAGCGGCAACCTCGTGCGCGTCCTCGCCGACTGGAACTTCGACAGCGCCCCCGTCAACCTCCTCGTGCCTTCACGAAAACTCCGTAGTCCGCGGGTGCAGGCGCTGGTGGCGTTTCTGGAGGATGCGTTGAGGGTGTGA
- a CDS encoding IS256 family transposase, giving the protein MPTKKKPALRELPKIPKELLEQFGGGLMTAEAIEDASAAFKKALIERALNAELGHHLGYPPGAQRPEDETNQRNGKSGKTVLTGDGPIRLDIPRDRDGSFSPILIPKHERRYTGFDDKIIAMYARGMTVREIRAFLSEQYGTDVSPDFISSVTDEVMAEIGAWQQRPLEPMYPVIFFDALRVKIREEGLVRNKAIYLALGVLPDGTRDILGIWIENTEGAKFWMKVFNDLKTRGVEDVLIAVTDGLKGMPEALGAVFPATTLQTCIVHLIRNSLDYVAWDKRRELAKALKPIYQAVTAEAAEQALDAFEAGPWGKQYPTVVASWRRAWDRVIPFFVFPPAIRKVIYTTNAIESINAQLRKIIKTRGHFPTDDAATKLIWLGLRNITANWGSAAHDWKSAMNQFAILYGDRFIRPTW; this is encoded by the coding sequence ATGCCAACCAAAAAGAAACCTGCGCTACGCGAGCTACCGAAAATCCCAAAAGAGCTGCTTGAGCAGTTCGGCGGCGGATTGATGACCGCTGAAGCCATCGAAGACGCCTCCGCGGCGTTCAAGAAGGCGCTAATCGAGCGAGCCCTCAATGCTGAGCTCGGTCATCACCTGGGCTATCCGCCGGGCGCGCAGCGCCCAGAGGATGAAACAAACCAGCGTAATGGCAAAAGCGGCAAGACGGTTTTAACGGGGGATGGCCCGATCCGGCTGGACATCCCCCGTGACCGGGACGGCAGTTTTTCGCCCATTCTGATCCCCAAGCACGAGCGCCGTTACACCGGTTTCGACGACAAGATCATCGCGATGTACGCCCGAGGAATGACGGTCAGGGAAATCCGTGCATTCCTCTCCGAGCAGTACGGTACGGACGTTTCGCCTGACTTCATCAGCTCTGTCACCGACGAGGTCATGGCAGAGATCGGTGCGTGGCAACAGCGGCCTCTGGAGCCGATGTATCCGGTTATTTTCTTCGACGCCCTGCGGGTCAAAATCCGCGAAGAAGGACTGGTTCGCAACAAAGCGATCTACTTGGCGCTGGGTGTTCTACCTGACGGCACACGGGATATTCTCGGCATCTGGATCGAAAATACCGAAGGCGCGAAGTTCTGGATGAAGGTTTTCAACGACCTCAAAACACGTGGCGTTGAAGATGTACTGATCGCCGTTACTGATGGACTCAAGGGCATGCCGGAAGCTCTTGGCGCGGTCTTTCCAGCCACGACACTGCAAACCTGTATTGTTCATCTGATCCGTAACAGCCTTGATTACGTGGCGTGGGATAAGCGTCGCGAACTGGCCAAGGCGCTCAAGCCGATCTACCAGGCGGTCACCGCCGAAGCGGCCGAACAGGCGCTGGATGCGTTCGAAGCCGGGCCATGGGGCAAGCAATATCCAACGGTAGTAGCTTCATGGCGGCGTGCGTGGGATCGCGTCATTCCATTTTTCGTTTTCCCGCCAGCGATCCGAAAGGTGATCTATACCACCAACGCCATCGAGAGCATCAACGCTCAGCTACGAAAGATCATTAAGACTCGCGGCCACTTCCCGACCGACGATGCGGCAACCAAACTGATCTGGCTTGGGCTGCGCAATATCACTGCAAACTGGGGCTCTGCAGCCCATGACTGGAAAAGTGCGATGAATCAATTTGCGATTCTGTACGGAGATCGATTTATCAGGCCGACCTGGTAA
- a CDS encoding cupin domain-containing protein, with product MSSPGILLLARADGSGVSTSFNSAPLGALDPFAEARNVAWRGDDGVSAGLVRFTGDVLIEDFPYSETLVVHAGHVVLSSAEQTLELGVGGSAVIGRGSRVAVHASSGSEWAFCAVDVENAPARPGLTLLPAHLWLNPSATLEPPILIGPAPQCRALSLFEDEVTELKVGIWDSTPYQRHGRAHRLHELMHLLEGSVTLADDQGGEVTLNPGDTVFVVKGAFCAWASTVYVRKVYAVK from the coding sequence ATGTCATCTCCCGGTATTTTGCTGTTGGCGCGCGCTGATGGCAGCGGCGTTTCTACGTCTTTCAACTCGGCGCCATTGGGCGCGCTCGATCCCTTTGCCGAGGCGCGGAATGTGGCGTGGCGCGGCGATGACGGGGTGTCGGCCGGGCTTGTGCGGTTCACCGGCGACGTGTTGATTGAGGACTTCCCCTACAGCGAGACGCTGGTGGTGCATGCCGGCCATGTGGTGTTGAGCAGTGCGGAGCAGACGCTGGAGTTGGGCGTCGGCGGCAGTGCGGTGATTGGCCGTGGCAGTCGGGTGGCGGTGCATGCCAGCAGTGGCAGTGAATGGGCGTTTTGTGCGGTGGATGTGGAGAACGCGCCGGCGCGGCCCGGGTTGACGCTGTTGCCGGCGCATCTGTGGCTGAATCCGTCGGCGACGCTGGAGCCGCCGATTTTGATCGGGCCTGCGCCGCAGTGTCGGGCGTTGAGTCTGTTCGAGGATGAGGTGACGGAGCTGAAGGTGGGGATTTGGGATTCGACGCCTTATCAGCGCCATGGTCGTGCGCATCGGTTGCATGAGTTGATGCATCTGTTGGAGGGGAGCGTGACGCTGGCCGATGATCAGGGGGGTGAGGTGACGCTTAATCCGGGGGATACGGTGTTTGTGGTGAAGGGGGCGTTTTGTGCGTGGGCCAGTACGGTGTATGTGCGCAAGGTCTATGCGGTGAAGTGA